The Streptomyces sp. NBC_00775 genome includes the window CCTCCACGTCTCCTGTCACCGACCAGAGCGCGGTGGCCGCCGCGACGGCGCGCTCGCCGTCCAGCAGCTCGCGCAGCGCCGGTATCGCCTCACGCGCGTCCGTCCCGAACGTCCCGAGCGTTCTGGCGAGCGCCTCCACGAGCGAGTCCCGGAACCGCAGTTCGCGCGGCATGCGGTGCAGCAGCCGCAGCACTTCCGGTACGGCGGCGCCGTACCGGAGCCTGCCGAGGGCGGACAGCAGCGGGGCGGCCCGGTTGTACGTGTCCGGGGAGTCGAGGGGGACCTCGCCGAGCCGCTCCCGCAGCAGGGGGGCCAGTTGTTCGGCCGCCGGGCCCAGGCACTCGATCGTGTAGCCGATGTCGCTCGGAATGACGGGTTGGGCCAGCACCTGTGCGAGTGCCGGAACCGCCCGGGAATCCCCGGATCGCGCCAAGGCCTTCAGCGGGCGGCCCAGCGTCGTCGTCCCGCCTCCCCAGGACTCCGGGGCCGCCTCGACAAGGACGGCGAGGCGGTCGGCGGCCGGAACCGCCAGGGTGAACAGGGACTCCAGCACGGAGACGGCGGCATCGCGCAACCGCTCCTCGTCCGAGGCGAGTTGCTCGCCGATCAGCGCGACCGGTTCCTCGTAGTCCGCGCGCCATTCACGGAACAGCCCCGCGGACATCCACACGGCATTGCACCGGTCGGCCGGATCCGCGCTGGTCAACTGCCCCTTGAGCAGGGCGATCCGGTCGGTGGTGCGGTCATCGAGCGCCGAGTGCAACGTACGCAGCAGCTGGGAGCCCTCCTCGTCCGCGGGCCGCAGGCGGCGCAGATGGCCGATGAGGGTGTCGGTGTCGGGCCGTTCGGGCTCGGCTGGCACTCGGGGGCGCTGTGAGCGGGCCCGGAGCAGGGCGACGACGGTGGGCACGAGGTCGGCGGGCAGGCGATCGGGTGCGCAGCCCGCGAGTTGACCGAGCGCGGCGAGCCTCAGCCCCGGGTCGTTCGGGGCGGCACTGAGCGCCATCAGACAGTCCACCGCCGGACCGGCGGACTCGGTGTGCAGTCGTGTGAACAGTCCGAGGCCCTCGGCCAGTGCCAGCCGGACGCCGCCCTCCCGCTCGTCGTCGAGACGCTGCCTCAACAGGCCGAGCACACGCGCCGGTTCGACCAGAAACCGCACGAGCGCGCGGGGCACCGCCCGGCGTACCTCCGGGTCCCGGTCCGCGACCAGCTCGACGAAGACCGCGGCGCCCGCCCGTATCGCGGTCCGCGCCATCGCGTAGTTGTCGTTGTTGTCGTTGTTGTCGTTGGCACGGTCCTCCTCACCGGCGTCGAGCGAGAGGTCGTCCTCGTCGTGTTGGACGTCGTCCGCGTCCCCTCCGCCGATGCTGACCAGCAACTCCACGATGCCGCTCCGGTCGGGGAGTTCGGCGTGCGTGACGAGCGCGAGCAGGAACGGGATGCACGCGAGCGTCGAGTCGTACACATCGCCCTGGTGGTGCACCGCCCCGTACATCCCGTCGAGCGCGGTCTCCCGCTCCTGGGGGCACGGCGAGGCCAGTGCCCGCAGTATCCCCGGCACGTCCTCGGCGCTTCCGTAGGCATGCTGCATCGAGGCCCAGTCGACCTCGTCGATCCCCGTGAACACGGCGTCCTCCCCAGGCGTAAAGCAACTGATCGCGAGTGTGCACCACAGCACTGACAGTGACGCCCGGGAGCCACGTCCGCGATGGTCGCGATCGAGCCGACACCCGCTCGCCCTCCGGCCGCAGGCGCTCCGTTCCGCTGGGCGCACGGCGCCGGGACGGCCCCCGGGGGCACCGTCGGCGGCGCCCTAGACTGGGGCGATTCATACGGGACGGCCGAACGGCGGGACGGGAGGGCACAGCGGTGGCGGCAGAGGTCGGCGGCTTGAAGGATCCGTCCGCCGAGGTGCTGGCGGAGGCGGCCGCGGCCTTCGGGCTGCTCGCGTCCTCGGCGCGGCTGCACATCGTCTGGGCGCTGGCGCAGGGCGAGAGCGATGTGACCGGGCTCGCGGAGCGGGTCGGCGGGGCGCTGCCCGCGGTGAGCCAGCATCTGACCAAGCTGAAACTCGCCGGTCTCGTGCGGTCCCGGCGCGCGGGCCGGAGACAGATCTACTTCGTCGACGACCCGGACGTGGTGACGGTCGTACGGCTCATGGTCGGCCAGCTGACGGATCGCGCCGAACCCGCCGACGCCGCCGACCCCGCCGGGCAGGGTTCGGCGCGTCGCATCCGTGGCCTCGGAGTCTGAGACCGCCGCGACGGCGGTGGGGCGGCGGCGCCCGAGCGGGAGCGCGTCGCCCGCCGACGAGGCACATCCCGACCTCACCGCGCTGACCTCTCTCCAAGTGCTGCGGCATCTGGAGACCGGCCCTCGCGGACTGACCGAGGCGCAGGCGGAGGAGCGGCTGGTCCGCTTCGGCGCGAACACGGTTCCGGGCCGGCGTACGGATATGTGGCCGCGCCTGTTCGTGCGCGGCCTGCGCGACCCCTTCACCGCGGTGCTGCTGTGCCTCGGGCTGGTCTCGGCGGCTGTGGCGGCCTGGGGGACGGCGTGCGTGACCCTGTGCCTGGTCCTGGTCAGCTGTGCGCTGCGCGCGTCCGGGGAGCACCGGGCCGACCGGTCCATGGCCGGGCTGCGTGAGCTGGTCGCCACCACCGCGACCGTGCTGCGGCGCGCCGACCCGGACGGGATTCCGCGGGCCCGGGACATCCCGGTCGGCGAGCTGGTGCCGGGCGATGTGATCAGGCTCGGCCCCGGGGACCTGGTCCCGGCCGACGTACGGCTGCTGCGCGCGAGTGGGCTGACCGTGCGGCAGGCTCCGCTGACGGGTGAGTCGACGGCGGTCGCCAAGGTCGCGGCAGACGTTCCGGACGCCGCGAACGCCCCGGACTCAGCGAACCCCTCGGACGCCTCGAACCCCAAGTACTCGTCGTACTCGTCGTACTCGTCGTACGACGGAGTCTTCGCACAGAGGCAGCTCTGTTTCCAGGGCAGCAGCGTGGCGACCGGCGGCGGGACCGCGGTCGTGCTCGCGACGGGCGCACGTACAAGATTCGCGTCGGCCCGCGTCGGCTCGCCGTCACGCCGCGAGCCGAGCGCCTTCGACCGGTCCGTCCACGGCATCTCCTGGGTACTCATCCGGTTCATGCTGCTCACGCCGCCGTTGGTGCTGATGGCCAATGCCGCGCTGCGCGGGCGGGGCGTGGAGACCTTGCCGTTCGCCGTCGCGGTGGCGGTCGGGCTGACCCCCGAGATGCTGCCGGTCGTCGTCACCACGTGTCTGGCGCGTGGCGCGTCGGCGCTGGCCCGTACCCACAAGGTGATCGTCAAACGGCTGCCCGCGCTGCACGACCTCGGTGCGGTCGACGTGCTGTGCCTGGACAAGACCGGCACCCTCACCCAGGACCGGCCGGTCGTCCACCGTGCCCTGGACGGGGCGGGGCGGGACGCCCCCGATGTCCTGCGCTGGGCCGCCGTCAATGCCTGGTGGACCCTCCAGCTGGCCGAACTGCCCACGCCGGACGCCCTCGACGAGGCGATCCTGGACGCGGCCGCCCCGGAGGAGGAGCAGGACGACGGGGTGGCGGCGCTGCCCTTCGATCCGGTGCGCCGCCTCGCCACGGCCGTCGTGCGCCACCCGTGCCGACTCGGCGTCCACACCCTCGTGGTCAAGGGCGCCGTCGAGAACGTACTGGAGAGGTGCGTACTGGAAGAGGCCGAGCGGGTGCGGCTGTTCGCCCTCGCGGCACGCGAGGCCGACGACGGGCTGCGGGTGCTCGCGGTCGCCACCGCCGAATGCCCCGCCCGGATGCGCGACTACACACCCGCCGACGAACGCGGTCTGACCTTCCGCGGCTTCCTCACCTTCCGCGACGCGCTCGCCCCGACCGCTGCGGAGGCGCTGAAGGCCCTCGTCACACGCGGCATCACCGTCAAGGTTCTCACCGGCGACCACCCCGGCACGGCGGCCCGCGCCTGCCGCGACCTGGGCCTCGAACCCGGTGAGGCGGTGGCGGCCGACCGCATCGACGCCCTCAGCGACGCCGAACTGGCCGAAACCGTCCGCCGTACGACCGTCTTCGCCCGCTGCGCCCCGGAGCACAAGGCCCGGATCGCCGCCGTCCTGCGGGCAGGCGGGCACACCGTGGGCTTCCTCGGCGACGGCGTCAACGACCTGCCCGCGCTGCGCGCCGCCGACGTCGGGATCGCTCCGCGCGCCGCCGTCGACGTGGCCCGGGAGAGCGCCGACGTGGTCCTCGGCGAGAAGGACCTCACCGCGATCGAGCACGCGGTGACGGCGGGACGGCGCAGCAGCGTCACCATCGCCACGTATCTGCGCAGCACGCTGTCCTCGAACCTCGGCAACGTCATCGCGATGCTCGCCGCAGGCCTGCTGCTGCCCTTCCTGCCGATGCTCCCCGCGCAGGTCCTGGCGCAGAACCTGTGCTTCGACGCGGCACAGCTCGCCTTCGCGTACGACCGTCCGCACCCGGACGCGCCGCGCCGCCCCACCGTGCTGCGGCCGCGCGCCTTCCTGCGCTTCATCACCGGCTTCGGCGCGCTCAACGCCGTCGCCGACCTGGCCACCTTCGCGGTGCTCGCGCTCGCCCTGAACGGGCCGGACACCATGGACGACGCCACGGTGTTCCACTCCGGCTGGTTCACCGAGAACCTGATGACCCAGGCCCTGGTCATGCTGCTCCTGCGCATCGGCCGCCGTACCGCTGAGGACCGTACCGCCGCCGGCCGTCGCCTCCCGGGCCCGGTCAGCTGGGCCGCGGCCGCCCTCGCCGGCGCCGGTCTGCTGCTGCCCCTCTCCCCGCTGGGCCCCCTCCTCGGCATGACCGCGCTGCCGGTCCTCTTCTACGTGCTCCTCGCCGCGGTCCTCACCCTGTACGCCGTCGCGCTCACGGCCGCCCGGAGGGGAGCGGTCCGCTCGGGGTGACCAGACCCGTTTCGTAGGCGGTGACGACCGCCTGGACGCGGTCGCGGAGGCCGAGTTTGGCGAGGATGCGGGCGACGTGGGTCTTGACGGTCGTCTCGGCGAGGTGGAGACGGGCCGCGAGCTCGGTGTTGCTCAGGCCCTGGGCGAGCAGGCGCAGGACTTCGAGCTCGCGCGGGGTCAGCGCGGCGAGGTCGCGGTGGAGCGCGGCGGCCTCGGGGCCGCGGCGGGCGTACCTCTCGACCAGGCGGCGGGTGATGGCCGGCGCCAGCAGCGCGTCGCCGGAGCGGACCATGCGGACGGCGGAGACCAGGTGTTCGGGCGTGACGTCCTTGAGGAGGAAGCCGCTGGCCCCGGCGGACAGCGCCGCGTAGACAAGGTCGTCGAGGTCGAAGGTGGTCAGGATGATCACGCGCGGTGCGTCGGGGGCGCCGTCCAGGACACGGCGGGTGGCCTCCAGGCCGTCCAGCTCCGGCATCCGGATGTCCATCAGGACGACATCGGGCCGGGTGCGCCGGACGGCGGCGACGGCTTCGGCTCCGTCGGCCGCCTCGGCGACCACGTCGATGCCGTCGGCCATGAGGATCATCCGGAAGCCGGTACGGGCCAGCGTCTGGTCGTCGGCGACCACCACGCGCAGCGGCCGGTCCGGCACTGCTCGGCCTTCGAGGGGATCGCTGTGGTGCACCGGGGTCACTCCGTCTCCAGGGGGATCAGCGCGGTCACGCGGTAGCCGCCGGTGGGACGCCGTCCCGCGTGCAGGGTGCCGCCGTAGACGGCGAGCCGCTCGCGCAGGCCGAGCAGGCCACGGCCGTTTCCGGTGGCCGCGGAGGCGTCCGCGGTGCCTCCGGTGTCCAGGATGTCGACCCGCAGCCGGTCGTCGCCGTACTCCACGGCCACCGTCGCCGTCGAACCGGCCGCGTGCTTCACGGTGTTGGTCAGCGCCTCCTGCACCACCCGGTACGCCGCCAGGCCGACCCCGGACGGCAGGGCACGGGGTGACCCGGTGACCGTCAGCTCGACGGGTACGCCGGAGCCGCGCACTCTTCCGACCAGGGAGTCAAGTTGGTCCAGGCCCGGCTGGGGCGCGAGGTCCGCGGTGGCGGCTGGGTCCGGGCCGTCGGCGTCCGTCGTCAACAGGCCCATGGCGTGCCGCAGTTCGGCCATCGCCGCCCGGCCGCCGGACTCCACGGCGAGCAGCGCCTCGCGGGCCTGGTCGGGCGCGATGTCCATGACCTTGCGGGCGGCGCCGGCCTGGATGACCATCACGCTGACGTTGTGGGTGACGACGTCGTGGAGTTCGCGGGCGATACGGGCGCGTTCGCGTTCGGCGGCCCGGCGCAGCTCCTCGGCCCGCTCGCGTTCCAGGGCCGACATCCGCTCCCGGCTCTCGTCCGCCCGGAGTTTCCACATGCGCAGCCCGTTCGCCGTCACCACCAACGGGACCAGGATGAGCAGCGTGACGTACTGGGTGGGGACCGTGGGCGACACCGACTCCCCGAGGGTGCCGACCGACTCCCCGACGGTGCCGACCGTGTACGCCGTCACCGGCAGACTCGCCAGCGTCGCCACGCGGTAGGGGCCGAAGGCCGCCGCGCTGTAGGCGGCGATGACACACGGGTAGAAGACGATCCGCTGCGCGTCGTGCGGCGTCAGGGCGGCCGCGCCTGTGACGATCCACAGCATCGCGAGCGGATACCGGCGGCGGAACACCAGCGGGGCCGAGGCGATGACCGCCAGGGTCAGTGCGGCGATGAGACTGCCGGTGGCTGTCGGGACCAGTGGGGCAACGCCGTCAGGGGCGTCGCGGAGCAGGTCCGCCCCGCGGTCCGCGGCCCAGTAGAGCATGGTGATACCGAGGACCAGCGTCAGAGTGATGTCGAAGGCGATGCCGCGCGAGGTGGGCCGTGGCAGCGGGCCGGTCTGGAGCCTCAACAGCCGTACCGCTTCCCGCAGAGGGTGGTACGGCGGGTGCTCGGGCGGCCGGGCCGCGCCCTCGTCCCAGGGCGGGTGCCTCAACACCCCTGCCCCGTCCCGCAGTCGCTCCGCCACCGACGCGCTCTTCACCGGCTCATTCTCGCCGAGGTCCGCGCGCGACGGCATCCTCCTTGCCGACCCCTGTCCGACCTCCGCATACATCCCTCGCCTACATCTCAGGGATGACCTGGGGCGCTCTCGTCCGGACGCGGTACCGGAAATGACTCGGCCGACCGACGCGCCCGTATCGGCAGCTCGCCTAGCGTCCGACAGGCCACACGACCACATGGCCACATGACCCAATCCACAGGTCCACATGGCCAGTTGTCCGGATCGAGGGAGACACCATGACCACGCCGGTGATCGAACTGCGCGACGTGAGTCGCGCCTACGACGACGGGCCGCCCGCGCTGCACGACGCGTCGCTGACCGTCCGGACCGGTGAGGCCGTCGCGATCCTCGGGCCGTCCGGCAGCGGCAAGTCCACGCTGCTCAACCTGATCGCGGGCCTGGACCGGCCGGACGCCGGAACGGTCACCGTGGACGGCGTACGCGTCGACGGGCTGGGCGAGGCCGCGGCGGCGCGCTACCGGCGGGCCAAGATCGGCATGGTGTTCCAGTTCTTCAACCTGCTCGACGACCTGACCGTCGCCGACAACGTCGTCCTGCCGGCCCAACTGGCGGGCATGGAACGCAAAGAGGCACACCGGCGCGCGGCGGAACTGCTCGAAACGCTCGGTATCGACCGGCACGCCCGCGCCTGCCCGGGCCGTCTGTCCGGCGGCGAGCGCCAACGCGTCGCGGTGGCAAGGGCCCTGATGAACCGTCCACCCCTGCTGCTGGCCGACGAGCCGACCGGCGCGCTGGACACGGCCTCCGGGGAGGACGTGAGCGAACTGTTCACCGAGCTCAACGCCGACGGCCAGACTCTTGTCGTGGTCACCCACGACCTCGCCCTGGCCCGGTCGTGCACCACCCGCACGATCCAGCTCGTCGACGGCCGGATCACCGAGGACGTCCGGCCGGAGGTGGTCCGATGACCGCGCTGGGCCGCGTCGTGCGCTCGGGTGTCGGACGCCGTCGGGTGCAGTCACTCGTGATCGGGCTGACCATGATGATGGCGGTGACCGCCTCTGTCCTCGGCGGTTCCCTTCTGGTGGCCTCCAGCGCGCCCTTCGACCACGCCTTCGGCCACGAGCACGGCGCGCATCTGTCCGTGCAGTTCGACGCGAGCCGGGCCACGGCCGCGCAGCTGTCCGCCTCGGCGGATGCGGCGCGGGTCGCCGAGGCGTCCGGCCCGTTCCGTACGGCGACGGTCACGCCGCACACCGACGAGGGCATCGACGGGGTGCCGATGACGGTCGTCGGCCGGAGCGGTCCGGGCGCCGGAGTCGACCAGGTCGCGCTGACCGAGGGACGGTGGGCCGGGCGCCCCGGCGAGATCGTGATCTCGGACGGTTCCCAGCCCTTCCCGAGCATGGGCCGGCGCCTCACGTTCCCCGGTCTTCCTGGAAGCCCGACCCTGAAGGTGGTCGGGCTGGCCCGGTCGGCCAGCCGGACCGGCGACGCGTGGGTGGTCCCCTCCCAGATCGCCGCGCTGACGCCGAAGGGCCGGGCCGGCGGCTACGAGATGCTGTACCGCCTCACCACGGCGGACACCGCCGCGCAGGTCGCCGCGGGCCGCCGCGCGGTGACCGCCGCCGTCCCCGCCGGGTCGGTGACCGGGGCGCAGTCCTGGCTGACCGTAAAGAAGGCGGCCGACCGCGAGACCGCGCTGTTCGTCCCGTTCCTCCTCGCCTTCGGCATCCTGGGCCTGGTCATGTCGGTGCTCATCGTCGGCAACGTGGTCGCCGGGACGGTCGGTGCGGGGCTGCGGCGCATCGGCATCCTCAAGGCCGTCGGATTCACCCCGCCCCAGGTCGTACGGGCCTACGTGGGCCAAGCCCTGATCCCGGCCGCGATCGGCACCGCGCTCGGTGTCGTCGCGGGCCACCTCGCCGCCGTTCCGGTGCTGTCCGAGACCGCGAACGCCTACAGCACGGGCGGATCGGCCGTCGAGCCCTGGGTCGACGCCGCCGTGATCGCGGGGGCGCTGGGACTTGTGACGGTCACGGCGTGGGCGGCCGCGTGGCGGGTGGGGCGGCTGCGCACGGTGGACGCCCTCGCCGTCGGCCGTACGCCGTCTGCCGGGCGGGGTCGATGGGCGGCCGGGCTGGGTGCCCGGTTGCCGGTGTCGAGGCCGGTCGGCCTCGGGCTGGCCCGTCCCTTCGCCCGGCCCGCCCGGGCATCCGTCATGTGCGCGACCGTCGTGTTCGGCGCCGTGGCCGTCACCTTCGCCGTCGGTCTGGCCTCGTCGCTCGGCGAGGTGATGACCGCACGGGAGCACAACGCCGCCGACGTCACCATCGGCGTCTCGGGACCGCAGGGCCCCGTTCGCCCAGCCACCGAGAGACAGGTCACGGCCGACCCTGCCGCGATCGTCGCGGCCATCAACTCCCAGCCGGGGACCGGGAAGTACTACGGCATCGCCACGACACAGGCCACCGTCTCCGGAGCGGCCGGTTCCCTCAGCGTCTTCGCGTTCACCGGCGACGCGTCCTGGGGTGGCTACGAGATGGTCTCGGGGCGCTGGTTCGCGACGTCCGGCGAGGCCGTGGTCCCGACGCCCTTCTTGACCGCGACGGGCACCAAGGTCGGGGACACCGTCGTCCTGAACGACCACGGCAGCGCGGTCACCGTCCGGATCGTCGGCGAGGTCCTCGACACGCACAACCAGGGCATGGAGGTCTTCACCGAGCGGGCGACACTCACGGCCGCGGAACCGGGCCTGCGGGTCGAGAGCCACCACATCGCGGTGAAGGCGGGCACGGACGTACCGGCGTACATCCACAAGCTCAACGCCCAGCTGCGGCCCCTGGGAGTCACCGCCGAGGCCCGCAGGACAGCCGACGGGAGCGGCACGGTCGCCATTCTCGACGCGCTGACGGCGATGCTCACGCTGATGCTCGTCTCCGTCGCCGGCCTGGGCGTGCTCAACGGCGTCGTCCTCGACACCCGCGAACGGGTCCGCGACCTCGGAATCCACAAGGCCCTCGGGATGACCCCGCGACAGACCGTCGTCATGGTCGTGACCTCGGTCGTCGTGACCGGGCTCGTCGGTGGCGCCCTCGGCGTGCCGCTCGGCGTGGCCCTGCACGGCTGGGTGATGCCCGCCATGGGGCACAGCGCCGGGCTGAACCTGCCCGACTCCGTCATCGCCGTCTACCGCACGCCCGAACTGGTCCTGCTCGCGCTCGGCGGGCTGTTCATCGCCGTTCTGGGCGCGCTGCTGCCGGCGGGCTGGGCGGCCCGGACCCGCACGGCCACCGCCTTGCGCACCGAATAGGAAAAGCCTTTCGGACCGAAGAGAAAGCGCGGAGGCGGCTGCTCCACCCCATGGTTGTACAGTTGCGCAAAGTAGCAACCATCATGGGATGGCGGCCGGTCCGGCGCGCCCCCGACCGATGCGAGGAAGGGTGGGGGCGCGATGCTCCGCAACGGACTGGAACCCTGGCACCTGCTGATCGTGGCGATCGTGCTCGTCGTGCTGTTCGGCTCGAAGAAACTGCCCGACACCGCCCGCGCGCTCGGCAAGTCGATGCGCATCCTCAAGAGCGAGGCGAAGGCGATGAAGGACGAGAACCCCGAGTCGCCGGCACCGCAAGCGGCGCCGGCGGTTGTCCGGACAGCCGAGGAGCCGACCGTGCCTCACTCTGCCGCGGAGGCCTCGGGCGCCGCGCACTGAATCCACGCCGGGGCAGCGCGGGCGGGGTGAGGAACCCCTCCGCGCGCGCCGCGGCCATGCCGATGCGGGGGATGTCGCTGCTCTTCTCGAAGAGGATGTAGCGCGGTTCCCAGACCGGCCGGTACTTGGCGTTGGCCCGGTAGAGGGATTCGAGCTGCCACCAGCGCGAGAGAAACGTCAGCACCGAGCACCACAGCCGCAGTACGGGTCCGGCGCCCAGCCGGGTGCCGCGCTCGAAGACGGACCGGAACATCGCGAAGTTCAGGGAAACCCGCTCGACGCCGATCTCCTGGGCGCGCAGCAGCAGTTCGATGACCATGAACTCCATGAGCCCGTTCTCGGAGTTCCGGTCGCGGCGCATCAGGTCCAGCGACAGCCCCCGCTCGCCCCACGGCACGAAGCTCAGCACGGCCCGCGGCTCGCCCTCGCCGTCGTGGCACTCCAGCATGACGCAGCGCCCGTCGGCCGGGTCGCCGAGCCGCCCGAGCGCCATGGAGAAGCCACGCTCGGTCTCGCCGTCGCGCCAGTGGTCCGCCTTGTCGGTCAGGGCGGCCATCTCGGCCTCGGGGATGTCCGCGTGCCGCCGGACGCGCACGGTGTAACCGGCCCGGCGGACGCGGTTGTGCGCCTGTCGGACGCCCCGCATCGCGCGCCCCTCCAGGGTGAAGTCGGCCCGGTCCACGATGGCTTCGTCGCCGAGTTCGAGGGCGTCCAGGCCGTGCCGGGCGTAGATGGTGCCGGCCTCCTCGCTCGCGCCCATCACCGCGGGCGTCCATGCGTGGCGGCGCGCCTCCTTGAGCCATTCCTCGATCGCGCCGGGCCACGCCTCGGGGTCGCCGATCGGGTCGCCCGAGGCCAGGGTCACGCCGCCGACGACCCGGTAGGCGATCGCCGCCTTGCCGCTCGGGGACCACATGACCGCCTTGTCGCGGCGCAGCGCGAAGTACCCCAGTGAGTCCCGTTCGCCGTGCCGGTCCAACAGCTCCCGCAGACGCGACTCGTCCTCCTCGCCCAGGAGTTCACGGCCGCGCGGTGCGCGGAAGCAGGCGTACAGCACGAGGAGGAAGGTCGCGGCGATCAGGGCGTTGACCAGTACGTCCACCCAGCGGGGTGCGACCACGCTGTCGAAGCGGTCGGCGAGCGGGCCGACGCTGACCCCGCGCAGCAGGGTGTACGCGATCCGGTCGCTGAGCGGTGTCCCGGACACGCGGTTGGTGGCGCTCACGAGCAGGGTGCCGAGGGTGGCACTGACCAGCAGGCCGCCGGCTCCCACCGCCAGCGCGAGCCGGGGGTTGGAGCGGTCCCCGACGGCGTGGAACTCCGTGCGCCCGAGCAGCAGGGCGGC containing:
- a CDS encoding phosphatidylglycerol lysyltransferase domain-containing protein; the protein is MRLRAAAFTVWYLRLLALLNIVAVVSLPFREEVHEHNGGEFFTPYLATAGLISAALALFLALVMRRRKRAAWIFNVLLAGPLFALYVVALTQERYQRHGFNWISALLTGLFVAALLLGRTEFHAVGDRSNPRLALAVGAGGLLVSATLGTLLVSATNRVSGTPLSDRIAYTLLRGVSVGPLADRFDSVVAPRWVDVLVNALIAATFLLVLYACFRAPRGRELLGEEDESRLRELLDRHGERDSLGYFALRRDKAVMWSPSGKAAIAYRVVGGVTLASGDPIGDPEAWPGAIEEWLKEARRHAWTPAVMGASEEAGTIYARHGLDALELGDEAIVDRADFTLEGRAMRGVRQAHNRVRRAGYTVRVRRHADIPEAEMAALTDKADHWRDGETERGFSMALGRLGDPADGRCVMLECHDGEGEPRAVLSFVPWGERGLSLDLMRRDRNSENGLMEFMVIELLLRAQEIGVERVSLNFAMFRSVFERGTRLGAGPVLRLWCSVLTFLSRWWQLESLYRANAKYRPVWEPRYILFEKSSDIPRIGMAAARAEGFLTPPALPRRGFSARRPRPPRQSEARSAPRLSGQPPAPLAVPATRGSRPSSPSPRS